GTGCTATTGTTTATAGTCATCCTCTTCGGTTATCTGTCACCAACTCATGACCGTAATTCATATCTGGTCATttcaattaataaatttttcatttaataatgttGGGCGGCAAAGACCAGAGACTAGAGAgagacatgagagagagagagagagagagagagagagagagagagagagagagagagagtgagagagaatgTGTATGCAGTGCGTTTGTTGGTATGGAGAAAGTGTGAGGCCAGGGTGATAGCAATGGAAAAGGAAGCGTGAGATCAGCCATGCGACAAGAGGATATTATTGCTTGGTATAAAGACAATTTTGTTATAGAGCCTAGGGTTTCAAaaaattctctttttttatGCGTTGTTTCAAACTTTTCCAAGTACCATCAGGTTACAGTTTGAAACGATTGGATTTTTATTGCCGAACGAAGGGATTAATAGTGCAGTCCACACCAGTACTCAtcagatatattttttaattaatatttaaatgattaaaatttattatttccaagttgagttatatataattaaattgatttatttttatctaatttatgtaAGGTATCTGGAAAAAGAAGGCTAGCTTCTTCTAGCTCCACCATCATGATTGCAAATTAGGcttttaaagaaatttagaGTAGCATTGCTAAAAGATGAAAGCTTTTATGCTAAAAACCCATTCATGATCTGTCTCCCTTTATAAGTTCAAGGTGTAAATGGATTCACAGTACACGACTATTCCATTATTAATGCAACATCACAGTTTGACCAAAATCACAGCTTAGGACCACTCCTGAATATGAAATTCTGATCcctaataaataattcaaatcgAACTCTCTTTATTTTCCATCTCCCCCCCTTTCAACTCTGAATTATCATTAAGCATGCATTGAACTCCAAAGGCCAGACAATTAATTTGGTAATCATGCATGGGATCATTTGAATGTGTAGTACCAACCGGTTTAGAGAacataataattacatatatagtGACTGTCCAAATACCCAAAAGGAGATGTTCATGTACGGATGAGGGAGGATACGTGCTTCTTCCACAACCAAAATAATTGAGATAATTATTTTGGTACAACTGTTGGTGGTTTGGCTAAAGTTCCACAGGGAAAACTATATAACAAAGCTatacaaaaagagagaaatggtTGGtgctattattaaaaaaataaagacttcTTTATCTCTTTTGCTGCATAATGCCTACAACCAGTTGGATGAGAGCAAGCTGAGGTGCGGCGCTGCTTCCTTCCACAAAAGAGCCCCAtacataattacaaaaaaaaagatacattaaatatataataaagttcGCCAAAATCCAATACCCCACAATTTACACAAAAGAGAGTGTTTTATGCAGTACTACACGGCCTCTCAATTACAAGTCCTTGGCTTTTCTTCTTCGATGGGGCCCCTAATTGACAGAAACAACAAATTAAAAGGAAGGGCGACAATTATGGGAACTGAAATGATATTAATGGAGGGGGAAAAGAGAATTCGAAGACTCACATGATCCCCACAAAGCTACAAAGGGTCATCATCATTGTGGAAGAGGATCATGTTTGTGGTAACTTAGATACATTCTGCAAATTATACTTTATTATCCCAcccaagaagaagagaagatcagaaagaaaaagaaagacgaGATTTTCCATGCTTTAGTGCATGTAATTATGAACGACCCAACTAAGGAAGATTAGCTGATTAGACAGTCTAGTACACTAGCAGGGCCTAAAGTGTAATGAAAGTAACTTTACATGAGAAGATTGCACACTTTTGAGTGTAAATTGAGAGCGGTAGACTGTGTCTCTCcatcattttgttttctttttttttcccccattattttaaattaatgacatgATGCAATTTTAAATGCCCAAAATATTTCACTGTGTAAGGGACCATCAATCATATGATCATCACGGCCGTTGGGAAAATTTTGTGACTCTTTAATTAACAAAGCAAATCCCGTACTTGACTTTCCGCCTATTAATCTGCAGGCCGCCATGGCTTCCCTAGCTCGCTCGCTTTTTATTAATGCACTATGGATTgctatttatctaattattagtgGGGAAAATTCACTGCAAGGACTAAAAGCATGCATAGGTCATACTCATCAAAAACTGTGGACCACGGATGATGATTTATTACAATAATACCttctaaataatttttacaattttgaaAAGAACATTTGAAGACAACACTTGAATTCTATCATATTTaagtttatattattattaaataatataaatttttatgttgaattacgggaatttatatattttatttattatttaattgaacaTCATCATGGGCCTTTCGATCATTCTGTTCGTCTCCTGCCCCACTAAAAATTTACATCAATAACTATATgcattaaattttttgaaatccacaaaacatatatatatatctaacaaTCTGTAAAacgtaaataaaaattttcaatgttTGGTGTTGCAGATCAATATATATACCAGGAAGAGTAGGTAACAATATAAAActcaattaaacaaatagaCGCAAACAAAAGGCCGAAAATTATCAATATCAAAGCACATGCGAATCTGCGATAAAAAAAAGTAGCATCATCCCAGATTTTTCCAGCAAAAGAGATTTGAAGAAATCCCGAAACCAACGCTAGGGGTCCTAAACTCAATCTACTAGACGAAACATTGGAGGATTTGGGTTGACGTAGAAGTCACTTTCACTTCCAGTATGCAGAATTTCAAGTGCAAAAGCAGACAGATAGCAACCCAATAATCACGAATATGATACCGAAAAAGAAGTTATAATTCCTTCTTCTCCGTTGTCAATTCAATCCCCTTCCTTTATAATTTAACAAAGATGATTTAAgtagaagaaaaggaaataaataaattggaaATTCCCCATGAATTAATTATAGATCCCAGCCTAACATGATAACCAATAATCCACCCACTGAAAAAGGCCAAAAAACCAtaagcaaacaaacaaactaAAAAGAATCTTGCAAAATAGAAGCTAGCCCAGTATATCTGCCTTTGAATTACTCCCTAATCCGGATTAATTCTGGTATCTGTTCAATTGGGAATCCGATAACTGATACTTTTTAGCCTGAAAAATATCTGTAACTACATGGAAAACATTATCTTGGAAATCTGTCTGGAATAAGAACCCAAACCGAGTCTCAAACATTGGCAAAACAGACCAAACAACATAAGTTTCGAGGTCTGAGATTATGATCAACACAAGCACgcgttaaacattaaccaaactCCTTAAAGCTGCCATGACATGTTAATTAAAACTTGAGAAACGGAATAAGAAAATCACTGTACATTCCTTTTCTCAGTTTATGATAACTAGGACTAGTTAGCACGAAAACCCAGATAGGTTTTCGTTCCTAATACGTAGTAATATCCATATATAGTAGTCGCCGGTAATATACTTCTTTCTTTTCCGTTTGTCGTTTTGCTGAGGCTCAGTACTTCTGGATGGCGAGGGCAAAAGTCGACTCTTTTTTCCGTTCTTCCTTACTCTCTTcccttaaaattttctttttctctgcaATGAAGCCATCCACTCTGCGGTTGAAGTCCTCGTCGCTCAAGTTATCCACAGAGTAAGACCACGATCTTCTTGATGATTCTTCACCGGAAATCACCAATTTCCTGCATATCTCCGTCCCTGATCGCCGTAACACTCGTCGAGACCTCTCCTCAATTCGTTTCTCGAATTTCTCGGATATAGTCCTCCGATATCGACTTTTACACAAAGCCTTCTCACTGACCGCAGAAACTCTCTCCGACTGAATTGGAGAGACCGAAGGCTTGCTGACAAGAGAAACTATGCGATCTTCCTCATGAACCGGAGAGACAGCATTGTCGGAGCAAACGATGTGCTTGTCACGAAAGGTCTCTTCCTGCGTCGGTGGCTCCTCGCCAGGGGCGAACCTCCTGCTAGAGTCATTGTGTTCGATGAACTCTTCGTAGACATCGGACGTAGAGTCCCTTTCGCCGGGGTAGTAGGCGTATATgcttaaaataagaataatgatCATGACAAGAAGGAGGACGTATAAAGTGCAATCAAATATGGCGATGAATCGCCGGAGAGAATTGCGGGCTGTTTCCACTGCAACGGGAACCAAGGTAGCGGATATCGAAAGCACAAACGTCAGAGCAGCACAAATTTCGAAAATCCACCTAAGGTTTCGCTGCCGATTATACCTTTTCAAAGCATTGGCTTTCTCAACCTTGACGCTATCAATTTCGTACGAAGCCATCTAGTGATATGTATGTTTCTAAAAGCACAAAACGGTTCGCCGGGAGAATATAAGGAAGTGATCAGTTGTACGTACTTATAAATAGGAAGTGCAGAAAATGGTTTCAGGGTTGGGTATTATATCTTtgggagagaagaagaaggaaggtaTTACGAAGCGGAAAGATTTCCGAGAAATTAAACGGAGTGCGAGAAAAGTAAAGGAAGGGAGAGAACACTAGGGACATAGAGTGGGAAGAGGAGGAAGACGTAGCTCTTTAAATTATAAGCTGCTACCTGCGAACTGTAAGGTTTAGCTTAGTATTTGCAACTTTAAGAATTTTTGGGCTGTCTCAGGATGGCATGGGTGGAGAGAAAGATCCACGGCTCCTTTTTATAGAGATAGCTCTGTTCAATAATGCATCCctggtttatttttcaattttcatttatttttattttttttaaaaagttgaaaacagTACTATCTTAATTTCTTTATCTCCCagccaaataatatatatttgtttatctaATTCCACTTTTATTCttacattttatcatttttaataatattactaGATATATTTCAGATTTTCACAGAAATGCAACAAAGAAATATAGAGAAATAACATCATTTCTCCATCTCGAAAATGAGAGTGTAGGGAAGGAGGAGTGGGGGTAAGGCTAGTGAAGCTTCTGCACATGCTGCGAACGCCAACCATACTGTAGCATGACTGGGACTGGGACTGGGACTCCGCGGGTAAGTAGCGCCCATAGGTGCGCTGACTGCAGACAACTCAAGAACGGACACCGGCGGTTGGCAACGTGTCATTTCTCACCGTCTTAATTTGtgttatttatatactaattaattaattatttatttttttgaacttttttatagttatataattggaaaatgatagggaTCCCCTTCATTTTTCccactccaattttttttttaagtttttttatatattgattaagaaaatattgtttaataatattgtaaatttttttcattttttaaaaatatttaaaagtgttttttttttgttcttcatatcatttttttaaaacttttaaatatttttaaaaataataaaattcataatattattaaataatattttcttaatcataatgtaaaaaaaaaatttaaaaaaaaaaagttgagcaGGATGCTTAAATGAGATTTTCCAACAGATTCCTTAGCATCACCCTAATTGGATACCTAGCATCACCCTATATAATTTCAACCACGCATGTCTTTTTTCTCAGTGGGtagtaatataaaaaaataataaaaaaaatgaataaattaagaAACCGTGAGAATTTTTCATTGTCATGAGAGATAGGACTTTCAACCCGAAGATCCGGAAAGCGGGGCCTGCAAGGGTAGCTCATGAAATTCCGAAAAAGCGagatagaaaaaggaaaaaaaaaaccgagaTGATAACATTGCAGCGTTGAGACAAACAGGGGTATGAATAgaaatgaaatttgagaaaagttaataaaatataattaaaatattaattttattttaaaattttaaaaaaataattaattactcatattttatagaaattttttaaaaaactataataataaCTCTCGATCCAAACAATCCAAGTCAAGAACTCGAGCTAGCCTTGGCCGTGGGGCTGAGGAAACCCATGATTCATTGATTGATTCAAACTAATCATAAGGGACATCTGCTGATCGCGTAAAGGTTACGCTCAATCGAAACAAAGCCTGACTATGACCAGAATGAATAGGCAGTGGAAGAGGGATGCCACATGCGTTTACCTCTGCAGCCTGCAGGTATGAACGAACGAATGAATGAAACAGTCGCACTTCCATTCGCCAGTAGTCTCAGATTGTTGTGGACGCACCATAGAACACAAAAAGAGTCAAGTCAAGCGACAGACACGCCAAATATGATGTTCCTACATTTAATATTCTAAAAAGGGACAAGGGAAAATACAACCCTCACGGTTTGGTTTCTTTCTCATACTTTTCCACTAAGGGTTCTCTGCTTTTTCCTGGATCTCTCAAGGAAAATGGATTTAATCCCGTCCTCtgcttttttctttccttgagTGTGGGGACAGGGAGGAGCAGTGATAACTTCACCTTGTAGGGAATGCGTTTTGAGGAATCtatttgtataaataaaaaagctGTAGATTTTATCTTTGACCAACATTATAGGCAGTGGTAGAATGCGTAAATATGGtagaattattttgaaaataaataaaattaattttttatcatataaaatttatatttatttatattttttaaaataattatactgacACGTTTACACACTAaaactatcatttctttttaacttttgcCTTTAGGTCGTCACAGAAAGAGATCGAAGAGTTTTTAGATCGACCATTTTCATGGTGTTGATTGATTGGTCACCAAAAGAAGaatttaatttgaaagttaaaacATGGGCCCGGCAGTGAAAACGACGATTTAGTTCTACTTGTTTAAAAACTGGCCTTTTGTTTTTGCTACAAGAAGGGATCCTAAAAGAGGGGACGCATGCCATTTAATTAGACGCCCTTGAAGTAATTATTAATCAAATTGTCTTGTCCAGTTTCAATTGGATTAGGGAGAAGAAATACATCATCATGTCATCTTCTCCATCAAACAAATACAATTCTTAGAACAGTAGTTGAGGTTTTAGCCTGCATGGCATGCAAAACATGATCGATCAACCGTAAATCTAAAACAGAGTTCTGGAATTTGAGCACTTGGGGGAGGCTTTTGTACGTCAGTTAGGTTTCCGTATTATGGGCCATTTGCAGCCATGCAGTGATAAGGAATCAGCGGTATAGTAGAGCAGACAAGAAAACATATAAATGTTCCCGTGTTCAACGCGCGCTTCTACTAATTCCAACATTACTGGTCCCTTTTTTTCCATGGCTTCGTGATTAAGTAAGTGATTACTGACTAGGATTTAGGTAGACAGATGATGTTGGATTGGGGTAATTTTAGGGtaataggaaaaaaaagaaaagctacATTTGGACGGGTCccagaaaataaagaaagggaGAATATTATATGTGGATCTCGATCTAGGGCTTTGTTTATACGTTGATCAGCCTCTTTTTAGGCCAACATTTCCTGAGGATTTTGacatatttatttgaaatcatGTTGCCTGCCACTTTCATTGTAATAGTCATTCAAACCCAACTTATGCTCGTGCCACCTTGCACCTACTAAGTAGATTTATATTCATGATCTCCAAGTTCTACTGATcttcataaacaaaaataaagtagTAATAATTAGAGATTAGAATTTAGAAGTCCTAGCTAGCTCGATCGAGTGCAAAATTAGAACTGGCAATTGCCAACTAATCCCACCAAATTGTACCCAATATTTGCCTGAAATTTAGTAATCCAGACTGTGATAGAATTGGAATTTACATGAAGACATTAGTTCCATGACAATTTATTTCATTTGGATGTAATATCATGTGGAATTTGACTGATAATGACCTCGTACTCATGTAGGTCCGTCCATGATGTCTGTAAGTGAAGGAATAGTACAATAATCGGCTTATAAACCAAAGGTAGTTGCCGTGTCGCAGAAGCCGGTCATAGAAATAAAGCAGATCAATTTATAAAGAGGAGAAAAGAagcgtatttatttatttatttaaatgagggtgaaaattatgatacaattCCATCAAGCCGCCCTAGTCTTGTTCATGTAATCATATTTGCTTTGGACACCTGTCAACACTCACCATATATGCACTTTGTGACAAGGTGATCATCTTCATCAAGTGATCATCCAGAAAGATCATAGAAACTTTAGCACGAGATGGACTTCAACTtcatagaatataatatatatttgtgttataTTATTGCTTAGGGCCACAAGTAGGCAAGATAAAGGCATTAAAAGTGATGGACAGTAGTCCCAGTATTAGTCCATGAATGCAAGTTGAGAGTCTGGAACCCCGACCTGTACGTTTTGAAAATACCCGTGAAACAACTAATTATATATCCCTATCATTTAGGATCAAATCATGCATCTTTATACAAAAGTTGATAAAAGAATCGATATATCCACTTCTACATGTGATACACACATATGAGATATGATTTTATCACAGAAATGTAGATAAAAGAAGAGTACTGTATATATGTGATTAGCCAGGACATTGAGAAATTAGCTGAAGAggttatgtgtatatatatcattaatatatatatatatatatagataagacTCAACTCCTTTTTTCGCATTCTAATTACTAGTGGCTTGGTGGAGTGGGtgacactttctttttcctttttctttttttttttttctcctctcttacCGATCAATTAATGCTAGGTAAACAGGTGTATATATTCAAACCACTAGTATAAGGATAAAATGCCCCCTTATGAAATGTAATGGAAAGTTGATCATGAAAATGTCACTCAAAGatcttacataaaatatttattgttgactGTTTCTCTTATCTTTTCTGCATTTTGGTTGAAGTATAGTTCTGAATTTATGGTGTTGGATTTTTGAAACTTTAGCAACACTTGATTCTAAAAGGGAGGATGGGATAGTAAAATGGAATTAGCCCACCTACATCATTGGGGGATAAAGTGTAATTTAtcctaaattatatatatgtgtatctcattgatgtatatagataaGATTCAACTCCCTTTTTCACATTCTAACTAGGTGGCTTGGTGAAGTGCGTGACACATTGccttcttgatcttcttcctcctttctttttctttttaattttttgtttgtcaAAATGCAACGGCCTGCAGCCTTTTATAGATTAAGCGCCACGTCTACGTTTGGTTGCCTTGTTCCACATGCTCTGTGTGATTTGATGCGAGAGATCATTCCAATAATAACACGGTGTCATTTTGTATTCCCGATTCCCAAAAATGAATTTGCCACGCGTCAATGCATGGGTGGTAATATTTGAAGTTTCGTAGGATTTCATTATCAACTTTCCGGCCGCCTGTTATCATGCATGACGATGCAGCTTGGGATGTAGggacaaaaacatattttgctGAGAAAGACagttgtaataaaatattattaaaatattaatttttaatattattattatttaaaaattttaaaaaagtaaattaaaatttaaaaaaattatattatttataatattttatgtaaaaatttaaaaaatatattttagtataatgatttttcaatacaaacgatttaaaactttttcttttaatattgttatttttaatttttctgacttGAAACGGAGCGAAGAGGGTTTGCTAAATACTCTTAATATAGGCCTTGTTGAACTAGAATTTATTATTGGGAGGTAGACCGTAGGACAGTGAAATGGAGAAAAATGAGCAACGTCCAAGTAAGAAGAGTGGAGTCCTACCAAATAAAAAGGAATATCATTATCGTAAAAGCCAACTTTGAGGGAGAGATGATTGAGTTCATGGAAGAGAAAATATATGGCCCATTAATTTCATAGGTGTTAAGAAACTAAAATTGCAGAACTAAATCAATGAATGAGGACCACCAAACTTTTGAGGAACATGATGTTCAAAACCCAGCCCTAGCCAAGTGGCATCCACCTACCGCTAATCTGCTCGAGGtttcatacaaatatatatatatatatatatatatatataataatgtcgTGACTCGTGAGCCTAATGCGTGTGTCATGagatataataatatgaaaagtaAAAGGCTTACTGATTTCATTAAGTAGTGCTCCTCATTGCCACATGAAACTCAAGCTGTCACATGAAATTTGGCTGTGGGGGGATGAAAAAGTCAAAAAGTTTATGCCATGCCATTATGATCaggttatatttttatttatttttctcacccaaaaaaagaaaacaaacagtaaagaaattaaataacgAGAGAAGTACGTTGTAATTTTCGTAATCGTACCACGTAATGATCAAATTAATGCTCGATCTTAGCAGACATTAAGATCATGAAATTTGTAATCAGTGCACAAGTTTCGCTTTCACTTGAGATTCCGTACGTCCGCATCACatggaagaaaataataatatgtttCGGCGATCCTTTGAATAATAGTACCCACAAGTACAGTTGTTTTTTGAATCACAAAGTACAAACAGCCTGGGCAACAACTATTTTGGGACGTAAGGCCCAAGGcccaaaatgataaaatgatccAAAACTCAAGAGGATGTTATAGAGATGACTAATGGGCTGTGTTAGTGGCCACTGGCCCAGATTGCATAACAACGATATAAGTACTTCGGATTAGGAAAAATAAGCATTTCTTTAAATGATTGATTGGCGAAGTTTTGGATTGCACTGTGTATTCAAATCTGCATTATCTATTCATGTTCATCTCCTTACAAATTGGGTGAAGGATTTCTTTCAAGTTTAAAGTAATTTGCGTTTCTAGCTTGATTTGCTCAGATGCAATGATGTATCTTCAAATTATAAAGGAAAAACGATTGACATTTTGAGGGAACATGCCGTGAATAACAATCGAGAACTGTAGGAGCACCCATAATTCTTTCATCCTCCCAAAGAACAAAAACAGATCTGGCTAAGTAGCTTCCTGACAACTATCTATCTTATGCAATCCTTTCTCTTTATTTCTCATTGGAGTTATGCTACTTTTACTGCGTAAATTGTAATCATCTGTTAATTGaccatttcttaaaaatatatcgTCCAAAAGTAACGATGAAGAAGGATAAGAATGGCGAAGGCCATAAAAACAACTAATTAAGAAATGTATCTTTCAGAAGCAACACTCCCCTAAAACCGAAAATGTAGCATATCAATGCTTGCTTGTCTGTGTGCTGTGTGTTTATAATAGTTGTTTTGGGAGTAGAGttattcttctctctctctctctctctctctctctctctcaagataAGTAATTTTGGGGGTTTCAATTCTTACCAATCTTTCGGAAGCAAGTCAAGCAACTACTCCCCAAAAACCAGACTTCTAGCATATCAATGCATGCTTTTGTGTGTGTTTATGGTAATTCATAATGACATTCTTAATATGATTTTACAATGCATGTACACTGGCATGCAGAAGAGATGTGGAtggtgaaaagaaaagaaaatctaatGAAGGAATAACAGAATGAGGTCAATTTTTGATCCGGCAAGTGTGACTGCTACAGCAGGAACCGATAAAAAGGCAATTCATGGATCTTCTCAGAGACAACTCTTAATTTTTCAAGGTTCTGTTAATtcaattttggtttttatttttattttattgttatcaaCTATGAACAACATCTTGAACAGTTGAACTTCAAGCTTCAGAATCCAGGCATGGCTCAGCGTTGTGGGTCAAACCAAGCACTTGCACAAACAGATGATATGCATTTCACTCTTGAGGTATTTCcagaaacatataaaaatatgcatTCATTCGTAACAACTAACAAGGTATGCACCAACAATTCACATTTCACATGTCAGGAAACGCTTAACAAATCCATAGTTTCTTTTGCAACTTTCCTCGTTCCCACGAGAAGCGAAAGCACTGCGAGTTCTTCATCTACTTCTTCTTCCCAGTTCCTTTGATCGAAATAGGTTTGCCCTTAGAGGGGAGCACAATCTCCCCTTTGAG
This genomic window from Carya illinoinensis cultivar Pawnee chromosome 7, C.illinoinensisPawnee_v1, whole genome shotgun sequence contains:
- the LOC122314999 gene encoding uncharacterized protein LOC122314999 → MASYEIDSVKVEKANALKRYNRQRNLRWIFEICAALTFVLSISATLVPVAVETARNSLRRFIAIFDCTLYVLLLVMIIILILSIYAYYPGERDSTSDVYEEFIEHNDSSRRFAPGEEPPTQEETFRDKHIVCSDNAVSPVHEEDRIVSLVSKPSVSPIQSERVSAVSEKALCKSRYRRTISEKFEKRIEERSRRVLRRSGTEICRKLVISGEESSRRSEESKEERKKESTFALAIQKY